From the genome of Longispora fulva:
GTAGGCCTGCGGCTCCAGGATGTCATTCAACGCCCGAACAAGCCCGGACACGGTCTGGTCGTCGCCCCAGGTCTTGCCCGCGATCTGAATGATCCAGTCGAGGGTTTCGGCACTGGTGTTGCACTGGTCAAGGTCGACCTCGTAGTCGTACGCGTCTTTCGAAGAGTTGCGCAGGACACGCGTGCTTGCGTCGAGGTGCCACGGGCCCCACCCCTGCTTGGTAAGACGCGCGGGGTCCTTTGCCGTCACTGCCCGGAGACCGCGGTTCAGCAGGACGAGCTGGGTGAAGTCGGAGTCCTGCTCCGCAGCGGCGAGCGCTTGTACCGCCTGGTCGGTGTAGCTCGCAGGAACCATGAGCCGGTACCACCGTGAGTCCGAACTCATGTGTAGGTCATCTCCGAGCCCCTCAGCCCGGAGCACTTCGATTCCAGCCTCGCAACAGCTCCGCACGCAGGCGAGGATGTGGAACGGCACCTCTGGGTCCTGGCCAGAGATACGAAGCTGATCGAAGATGCGGTCGCGGTCGATTTCAACCTTTGACCAGGTCGGATGGGGTTCGACAACGAGGAAGCTGCCGTTGGCAAGTTCAACGCGTTGCTGCTCCATGGAACTCCGTTCGCAGGGTGAGGATGACGACACCAGGGTCCAGCGTCAGGACATCGCCAGATGTTCCACAGAATCAGCAAAATTCTGATGTGCCGGCGAACGGCTCGACAAGATGGCAGCCGTCCCGTAGTCCGTCCTGCAAGGCGCTGGCGGTCGGCGATGCAACTGAGCTGACAGACTTGGCTCAACCCCTAGGCTGGGGTTGGCATGTCGGCTGTCAGCATCACTGCGCTAGGGCATCGTCCGGTCGATGGGGTGATAGGCCACCTTGGCACGTCGAACAATTCTGTGCCCATGGAGCTCGCTGAGTCGGCTTTGTGCTTGCCCATCAACGCTACGTGCCGTAGCACACAACACCATGACTTCATCACGGGCGTCCGAACCAGGACCAGGGAGCCTTGATCAGCCGGTGCGGTTGATGAGCATCAGGCGAGCGATTGGCCTCGGGATCGGTAGTGGCCTGATACTTGTTGCCGGTTTAGTTTTGACAGCCCTTTGGGCGGCCGGCTTTCCACAGTTCAAAAGCGATGGAACCGTTACTGCGGGAACCTTGTTTGAGCTGTTAAAGCTCACCTTCTCTGTCGTTGCCGGCATAGGGGGCGCAGTGGCTCTCGTAATCGCATATCGCAAGCAACGAGTAACCGAGGCTCAGAACATATTGGCACACGTTGCCGATGAGCGTGCGGCAGCAGCAAAGATTCTCGCAGACGCCGCAGATGCACGTGCAGCACTGGAGTCGGACAGGACAGGTGTCCGCATTTTCAATGAGCGCTACGCAAAGGCCGTTGAGCAGCTCGGAAATGATAAGGCTGCCGTTCGCCTTGGCGGGGTCTACGCTCTGGCCGGTCTCGCCGACGACTGGGAGGCTGGTCGGCGTACCTGTATTGACGTTCTTTGCGCGTACCTGCGCATGCCGTACGCACCTCCACCCGATCTGAATGACGAAAGGGTCCAGAAATCTGTTGCCATTACCGGAATGGCTGAATGGTTGCGGAAGAATGCACCAGCCAAAGAGGAGCAGCAGGTCCGCTTCACCATCATCCACCTCATCGGGGCGCACCTGCGCGACACTTCGCCCGTGTCGTGGCAAGGCCACGATTTCGACTTCACAGGCGCAATTTTCGATGGAGGAGATTTTGGTGGCGCCGTCTTTAGCGGAGGCACTGTAAGTTTCAAACAGGCCAAGTTCACTGGCGGAAACACTCGATTTCAAGGGGCTACGTTTTCTGGCGCCGCAGTCAGCTTCGTTGGGGCAGAATTTGCCGGAGGTGTAGTCCAATTTAGCGAGTCACGATTCATGACAGGACTAGTAGACTTCCAAGACAGCGGGTTTACTGGTTCGGACGTATTGTTCGACAGCTGCGTTTTCGCCAGCGAGGTCCTATTCTCGAATATTTCCGTCCTCGCTGGCACGATCTACTTCGGAAGTACCGAATTTCTGGACGGCGCACAGGTGGTCCTCGAAGGCTGCAATATTACAGACGGGGCGCTCGATTTCAGCGGGGCGGAGTTTTCGGGGGGCGATGTTTACTTTGATGGTTCGGAGTTCATTGGAGGTGAGGTAAAATTTACCTCTTTCGGCCTAGGGGCTACGTTTAGCGGCGGCCATGTTCGGTTCAACTCGGCGAGCTTTTCAGGCAGTGTGGCGGACTTCCGCTCGGCAATCTTCTCCGGCGGAGAGGTATCCATGACGGATGCCGAGTTTGAAGTTCCGCCGCTCTTTCCAGACTGGCCCAGCGGACCACCAAAAGGGCTGACGCTCCCCGCTGGAATGGATGCGAGGGGCAATCCGAACACCACATCTCTGCCCCAGAGAACGGGTCAGCAACCCTCAGGAGTTTGAAGGTACCCTGACGCGACCAAGCAGACGCCGGTCGCACGCGCCGACTGGTAGTCGGTGACACAACTGACAGAACTGACACAACCCGCTCGCGACGGGGGTTGTGTCAGTTCTGTCAGTTGTGTCAGGGCAATCTCCGGAAGCATGGATCGGGCTTCTATCGGGTCAAGTTCGGGTTGGTGTGCTTGTCGAGTTCGGGGTGCACCTCGTAGGTCGGGGATGGCGGCCGTCCGCCCCCGACCTTCTGGGATGTCGGTAACTGCCGGATGTATCCGTGGTTTTCGAGGAGCTCGAGAACTGGGTCGAGATGTGCAGCGGTCTTGAAGTGGTTCTGGGTGCCCCGGTAGAGGTCGCGTTTGGTGAGCCGGTCTGTTCGCGTGCGGGTAATCCAGACGAGGGCAGTTCGGGCCTGGGCAACGGTAGGGTCGGCTCCCATATCGTCGAAGGCGGCGAGGGCGTGAGTGGCGTAGTAGTGGCCAAGGATGGTGGCTCGCTCCAGGGTGTCGGCGGTGACGGGGCGGCACGGTCCGTCGTCGAGGTGTTGGGCGAGGTGAAGTAGTCCGGCGATGCGGACGATCGCTCCTGTGTATTTGCTGCCCCAGTCGACGATGTGAGACCACTCGGCTCCTGGTGCAAGGCGTGGTTCGGTGTCGCGTTCGATGTCCAGGACGCGTTCGTTGGCCTCTGGGGTGAGTGGGAGTGCTGCGGGGTCGGTCCAGTCGGCCATGGCACACACCAGCCGGGTGAGGTTGGTGGCGTACGTGTCGGTGACCTCCGCGGTGACGGGTTCGGTGCCGATGCGGCGGCGGCCCACGGTGTTTTCGGGGACGGCGAACAGGATTCGGGCGAGGAGGCCCTTGCCCCGGAATCCGGGCAGGCTGGCGATGTCGCGCAGGACATCGGGCTGAACCGCGAGCCCGAGGGTGAGGGCGGGCCTTTCGACGTGCTCGGATTGGCGGCCTTGGCGTCCGACGCGGAGCATGTCTCCGGCGTGGCCTTTGAGGAAGACTTCCAGGTTCGGGGTGCCGGAGTAGCGGCCGGCGAGGGTGGCGAAGATGCCCCCTTCGGCGGACAGTACTGCGATGCGTCCGCCCTGCTCGCACAGCAGCGAGGCGGCCTTTTCGCTGGTGACGTCGTCGGCGATGAGCTGTGGAATCACGGGAACGGTGACGCTGTCGGCCTGCATGGCGGCGGCGATCGCGTCGGCAAGCAGGGCGTCTCGGGTTGTCGCGTCGGCGTTGGCGGCCACGACGGTGGCTTTCTCCGCTGCCTTGGTGGCGACCCGGGAGGCGAGCTCGGCTTCGATGATGAGGGGCTTGACCCGCTCGGTCATGGCACGTTCGGCTACCAGTAGCGGGCCAATCATGGCTGCGAACACGGCGGACTTTCGCGCCCCGGGCGGCAGGACGACGACGGCGAACAGGTTGACGGGTTCACGCCACGAGCCGCGCACCTCCACCTCGGCGCGTCCCCCTGCTGCGGTGGACAGGGCGGCTAGGGCGAGGGTGCCGGCGACGTCGGGCGGGGTCTGGGTGAACTCGGTGACCCCGGCGACCATGTCGCCGACCCACTCGGGCAGTACCTCGATCGGGAACGTGGGCAGCGTCGCCCGGGAGCCGAGCGGGATCGGTGCCGGCCACACGCCGACCGTCTGTGCGGCCTGTTCCAGCCAGGTGCGGCCCTCGGCGAGGAGTTGGGCGGTGTCGGTGCCGTTGCTGCCGGCGTTGATGAGTCGCGTGCCGATGGTGACGACGTCGCGGTTGCGGGCGTGGTCGGCCACGATCCGGGCGTAGTAGCCGGCGTTGGCGCTGGTGGGCACTGCCCGGACGCAATCATGCAGGTAGGCGACTCCGCCGACCCGGTTGAGTTCGCCGTTGTCGGCGAGGTGGGCGGCGACGGCGACGGGGTCGGTCGGGGCTCCGCTGGCGTGGAGGGAGTGCAGCGTCTGCCAGATGATCATATGTCGTGGGTAGTAAAAGTCCCCCGCCCCCACGACCCCTTTCGTGGTCAGGATGACGCTGGGGTCGAGCATCGCGGCACCGACCACGAGGCGTTCGGCATCCAGGTCGTGCGGCAGGCTGCGCTCCACGGTCAGCTCCCGTCGAGGTCGAAGAGCGGGGTCATTCCGGCGGTCAGGGCCCGGTGTCGGGTGAGGGCGGCGGTGCGGGCGTGGTGCGGAGCGTCGTAGCGCAGGTGGCAGCGCTGGCACATCGCCCGCAGGTTCGCCGGGTCGCAGTTCTCCGGCGTGTGGTCGAGGTGCGCGACGGTCAGGATCACCAGAGAGTGGGTGACCGGGTGCGGCAGCTCGTTGACGGCGGTGCAGCGTCCGCCGTGCCGGGCTCCGCACTCCCCCGCGCACTCGCACCGCCAGCCGGCGCGCTCGTCGCGGATCGCGAGGGATATCTGGGGCCAGCCAGGCGGGTAGCGGTGCAGGTTCTCGGGCCGGATCGGCACGGAAGGCTCCTCAGCGCGGGATGGGTGGCCCGCACCGCACCAGGGCGGTGCGGGCCAGGGCAATCAGCTCGTGGAGTGGGTGCAGTCGGCTCCGCAGGCGCAGCGGCGCGGGCTGGCGATGGAGGTCTTGACGGTGAAGGCGACGGCGTCGGGGACGTGGAGCGCGGTGGCCTTGTGGTGCCAGTAGTCCGCCGACAGGCTCACCGGAGCGGCCGTGAGCCCGAAGAGGGCGGCGATGCCGTCGACCAGGGCCACGCGCTCGGCCTCGTTCCTGATGGCGGCGGTGCCGTACTCGCGGACGTCAAGGAACAGATGCGCCTGCATCCGGTTGGCGTCGGGGTGGGCGTCGAGCGTGTCTGCGATGGCGCGGAGCTTGTCGGCGAGGGTCGTGGTGATGGTCGGGGTGCTCATGGCTGCTGTTCTCCCTACTGGGGTGGGCTATCGGGTTCCGCGTGCGTGGGTGGCTCGGGCGTGGGTGAGGAGCTTCCGGCCGAGCCGGAGTCGTTTGCCGGTGCCCTTGCACCGTTTGCAGTCGCGCCAGGCGCGTCCGGTCGGGGAGCGTTTGCGGCCGGAGCCGGTGCAGCGCGGACAGTTCTTGAACGGCCAGATCGCGCACGCTGCGGCGTAGATCGCGGCCCAGATCAGGGCCGCGCCGACGGCGAGGATCAGGAGTTGCGCCACGGGCCTGACTTGGGTCGGTGCGGTACCGGGCAGCCGACGCCCTCGCAGCGGCCCTTGAAGCATCGGGCCAGGGCCCGCATGCCCGGGGTGGGGCCGGTGCGGATGACGGTCAGGGTGAGTTCGGCGAGTTCGAGGATGCCGCCAGCGACGGCCAGAGCGCCGATGGCGGCGAGGATGATGAGCAGGGTGTTCACGGGTGACGTGCTCCAATTCTGGTGACTGTGCGTGATGACGTTTGGGCATGGCTATCGCCAGCCCGGGGACCCGCCGATGGCCGTTCTTGGCCGTTTCGGCTGGTCAGCGGGTCGGGGTCTAGGTCGCTAGGTGGCTGGCCAGGGTGGTTGGCGGGTTCTAGCGGGGGGTCTAGACCTAGAGGGTTGGGGGTCTAGACCTAGCCCCTATCCGCTCTTCCACTTTCGGTTACTGTCGGTGATGGCCAGGGTGATGTGGTCGCGGATGATGCCCTTGAGGTTTTGGCCCTTCTCGCCGGGCACCTGTCCCCAGACCTGTTCGGTGGCGACCTTGAAGGGCTTGAGGGCTGCGGCCAGCCAGGTGGCCTTGGCTCCGTTGTCGTTGTCGGCCTGGTGCCCGTACACGTCGGGGCGCAGCTCAATCAGCCGCTCGACGACGGTCTTGGACCACACCTTGGCCTCGGATGCCGGGATGACGGCGAGGATGTCTTCGAGCAGGGTCGACGCTGCGGTGGTGTCGGTGGCGGCAACCTCGCCCACGGCCTGGCCGGTCAGGGTGCCGGCGTTCTCGCGCAGCAGCCTGGCCCGGTCGAGGATGGTTTCGGCGTCCTGGCCGTTGGCGAAGTGCGTGCGAACGATGCCCGGGGTGTCGGACATGCCCTTGAGGATGCCGACGCCCTTGTGGGACGGCAGCAGCCGCGACGCGTCGAGGCCCTCGGAGTATGAGCCGGCTCCGAGGACGGTGTCGGAGACCTGCCAGGCGGCGACGCGCAGGGCGAAGCGGGCCTGGTGCTGGTCGCGCAGGATCGACGGGCAGGACTTGTCGTCGGGCTTCTGGGTGGCGCACATGACCGACACCCCCACGGCTGGGGCGACGCGGGTGAGGTAGACGAGGACGTCAAGGATCTGCTTGCCGAACTCCGGGTGCAGCAGGTACTCCTGCACCTCCTCGATGATCGCGAGGGTGAGCGGCATGTCCAGGGACTTGTTCCGCGACAGCTCCGGCGTCAGTTTGCCCTCCGGGCACACCGACTTCGGCAGCTCCGACAACCGGACGTAGCGCTGTTCGGCGTCGGCCTTCAACTCGAGCAGGGCGTTGAGCAGCCGCTCGGCCGGGTCGACCCCGTCCTTGCCGACCACCAGTCCGAACCCGCAGCGGTGGGCCACCTTGGCGAAGCTGCGCCAGTCCGGGGAGCCCTTGCCGTCGAAGACGTACAGCCGCACGAACGGGTCGAGCGCTGCGGCCAGGCCCACCAGGCGAGCGGAGAACGTCTTGCCCTGCCGAGGAACCGCACCGATGAGCAGCGAGATCCACAGCATGGAGATGGCGACCTGGTTGCCGCGCTCGTCCACGCCGAACGGGAACGGCTTCCAGAAGTCCACCTGGTCCATACCGACCAGCGGCGACCTGCCGGCCGGCACCGCGAGGGGGTCGCGGTCGGCCACCCACATGTTCACCCTCCGGTTCGACGTGGTGTCGCGGTCGAGGAACACCTGGGTGTCGGCGATGTCGATACCCGACGCAAGGCGCTCACGGCCCTTGACCGCGTCCCCGAACGTCTTGCCGTACGGCAGATCGACGACGGCACGCCAACCGTCGCCGTCACGCGCGATGGGCTGCGGGAACGCCACCCCCTCATCGGGCTTGGCCAGCCCAGCGGCGACAAACGCGCGGGTCACGATATCCGCCGACAGCTTGCGGGCCCGGAAGGTGACCATCGCGGTGTCGAGGAGCGGCTTGTCCTTGTTGCCACCCACCAGACCCAGCGCACCCAGCAGCGCGGCCAGGAGGGTCCAGGCTCCCCACTCAGGAACCATGTTCAGCACGACCAATGCCGTGACGAACAGGACCACCGCGCCGACGGCGGCGAGGATCAGGCGCATCTTCACGCGGTCAT
Proteins encoded in this window:
- a CDS encoding pentapeptide repeat-containing protein, with protein sequence MSIRRAIGLGIGSGLILVAGLVLTALWAAGFPQFKSDGTVTAGTLFELLKLTFSVVAGIGGAVALVIAYRKQRVTEAQNILAHVADERAAAAKILADAADARAALESDRTGVRIFNERYAKAVEQLGNDKAAVRLGGVYALAGLADDWEAGRRTCIDVLCAYLRMPYAPPPDLNDERVQKSVAITGMAEWLRKNAPAKEEQQVRFTIIHLIGAHLRDTSPVSWQGHDFDFTGAIFDGGDFGGAVFSGGTVSFKQAKFTGGNTRFQGATFSGAAVSFVGAEFAGGVVQFSESRFMTGLVDFQDSGFTGSDVLFDSCVFASEVLFSNISVLAGTIYFGSTEFLDGAQVVLEGCNITDGALDFSGAEFSGGDVYFDGSEFIGGEVKFTSFGLGATFSGGHVRFNSASFSGSVADFRSAIFSGGEVSMTDAEFEVPPLFPDWPSGPPKGLTLPAGMDARGNPNTTSLPQRTGQQPSGV
- a CDS encoding DUF3987 domain-containing protein, giving the protein MERSLPHDLDAERLVVGAAMLDPSVILTTKGVVGAGDFYYPRHMIIWQTLHSLHASGAPTDPVAVAAHLADNGELNRVGGVAYLHDCVRAVPTSANAGYYARIVADHARNRDVVTIGTRLINAGSNGTDTAQLLAEGRTWLEQAAQTVGVWPAPIPLGSRATLPTFPIEVLPEWVGDMVAGVTEFTQTPPDVAGTLALAALSTAAGGRAEVEVRGSWREPVNLFAVVVLPPGARKSAVFAAMIGPLLVAERAMTERVKPLIIEAELASRVATKAAEKATVVAANADATTRDALLADAIAAAMQADSVTVPVIPQLIADDVTSEKAASLLCEQGGRIAVLSAEGGIFATLAGRYSGTPNLEVFLKGHAGDMLRVGRQGRQSEHVERPALTLGLAVQPDVLRDIASLPGFRGKGLLARILFAVPENTVGRRRIGTEPVTAEVTDTYATNLTRLVCAMADWTDPAALPLTPEANERVLDIERDTEPRLAPGAEWSHIVDWGSKYTGAIVRIAGLLHLAQHLDDGPCRPVTADTLERATILGHYYATHALAAFDDMGADPTVAQARTALVWITRTRTDRLTKRDLYRGTQNHFKTAAHLDPVLELLENHGYIRQLPTSQKVGGGRPPSPTYEVHPELDKHTNPNLTR
- a CDS encoding cell division protein FtsK, with the protein product MNHDDNELFHRLETEIRANPSLPALDSVPDQVRSPEWEVPLDDAEVVEGELLPVDQVAAVERFDPDGYRAVMAAKDAARLPILPAWARSATEARSVARWVVRHYTHTAGYHAVRLPKYGGKLLLRSPGGLWKVTSGVTRWTFDSEAAPLRSAAVSSGDIDAYLRLTGVRNDRVKMRLILAAVGAVVLFVTALVVLNMVPEWGAWTLLAALLGALGLVGGNKDKPLLDTAMVTFRARKLSADIVTRAFVAAGLAKPDEGVAFPQPIARDGDGWRAVVDLPYGKTFGDAVKGRERLASGIDIADTQVFLDRDTTSNRRVNMWVADRDPLAVPAGRSPLVGMDQVDFWKPFPFGVDERGNQVAISMLWISLLIGAVPRQGKTFSARLVGLAAALDPFVRLYVFDGKGSPDWRSFAKVAHRCGFGLVVGKDGVDPAERLLNALLELKADAEQRYVRLSELPKSVCPEGKLTPELSRNKSLDMPLTLAIIEEVQEYLLHPEFGKQILDVLVYLTRVAPAVGVSVMCATQKPDDKSCPSILRDQHQARFALRVAAWQVSDTVLGAGSYSEGLDASRLLPSHKGVGILKGMSDTPGIVRTHFANGQDAETILDRARLLRENAGTLTGQAVGEVAATDTTAASTLLEDILAVIPASEAKVWSKTVVERLIELRPDVYGHQADNDNGAKATWLAAALKPFKVATEQVWGQVPGEKGQNLKGIIRDHITLAITDSNRKWKSG